The Pseudomonas entomophila genome segment GACCAGCTCGGGCACCAGGCGGCTGTCGGAGCAGGAGATGAACAGCGCCCGGGGGCTTTGCTGGGTGGCCAGGTCCTTGAACAGCTTGACCCGCTCGGGGAAGGCGTCGCGCTGGAACTTCAGAAAACCGTCGATGATGTCTTGCATGGCTGCTTGCCTCAATGTCGCGGTGTGTTGAGGCAAAGGTTACGCAGCGCCTTACATAAGGTAAAAGTCTCATTTATGATGATGCACATCAGATTATCTTATGGAATTAGCCATGCTTGCCCGGCACATCCAGTACTTTCTCGCAGTGGCGCAACACCACAGCTTCACTCGGGCCGCAGCGGCGCTGCATGTTTCCCAGCCGGCGCTGTCACAGCAGGTCAGGCAACTGGAGGAGAGCCTCGGCGCGCAGTTGTTCGACCGTTCAGGGCGCACCACGCGCCTGACCGATGTCGGGGAGGTCTACCTGCGTTACGCCAGGCGGGCGGAACAGGAACTGCTGGAGGCCCGGCGCGCCATCCATGACGTGGGCGACCTGAGCCGCGGATCGCTGCGGGTGGCGGTGACACCGACCTTTACCACCTACTTGGTAGGCCCGTTGATCGAGGCCTTCCATGCGCGTTATCCGAACATCACCCTGAACCTGCGCGAGATCGCCCAAGAGCACATGGAGGCACTGCTGCTGGCGGACGAGCTGGATGTCGGTATCGCCTTCGACGAGCTCCACACCCAGGACATCGACACCTACCCGTTGCTGGTCGAAACCCTGGCGCTGGTGGTTGGCAGCCGGCACCCGTTGGCCAAGTCGAGCGCCATCGGCGCACAGGCCCTGAATGACGAATCGATGATCCTGCTCAGCGCCGAATTCGCCACCCGCGAGCAGATCGAACGCTACTGCCGGCAACACGGTATACGCCCACAGGTGCGCATGGAGGCCAACGCCATCGGTGCGGTGATCGAGGTGGTGCGCCGCACGACACTGTCGACCCTGCTGCCCGCCACCCTCGCCCAGGCCCATGACGACCTGGTCGCCATCGCCCTCGACCCGCTGCGCCTGCAACGCACGGCCGTGCTCATGCAGCGCAAGGGGGTCTACCAGAGCGCAGCGGCGCAGGCATTCATAACCTTGGCCAAGGCGGTGGCGGCGCAGTTGCCGCGCAACTGATGCTCAGCTCAGCTGCGCTATCAGCACCGCGTTGGTGTAGATCAGGCTGCCATCGCTGGCCCGATGGCCGACCAGATGGAACTGGCCGCGCTCGTCGTCGCTCAGGTAGACGCGCAGGCGGCAGTCGGACAACGGGCCGTATCCCTCGGGCAGCATCAGGTTCAGCGTCTGCATGTCGACATCCACCATGGCTTCGGTCTCGTGGGTCTGCTGCAGACGTTCCTCGGCCTGTTCCAGCGCGGTGTGGGTCGCGCCCTGGATGTCGAAATGGATGTCACCCACGGGGGTCGATCTGCGATCACCGTCACCTTTGCACCAACCTTCGATCGTCAGGGTACTCATGGCCAATCCTCGTTTGGACACTGTCGAAGGGTTGACTCCAGCCCGCCGTGGATCGTTCAAACACCCTTCGCCAATGCGTCTTGCATTGCCCTGGCCTGCACCCGCAGCGCCTCGCACAACGGCTCCAGCACCGCCGACGCCGGCCGCAGCTCGGGCCGGATCAGCATCACCTGGTAGGGCACCGACAGGCTCAGGCGGCGGATCGCCAGCCCGCCCTGCCCCGCCTCCAGCCCACTCAGCGGGTTGATGATCGCCACCCCCAGGCCCTGCCGGACCATGGCGCACACCGAGGCGGCGCTGGTGGTCTCGATGATCGTGCGGCGGTTCACCGCCGCCTCGCGAAAATGCCGGTCGAGCTGTTGCCGGTAGATATCCAGGCTGGCCAGGTTGATGAAGTCGACTTCGTGGAAATCGTGCAACTGGAGGACCGGCTTGGCCAGCAAGGGGTGGCGCTCGGGCAACACGCAGACCATGTCGGCGCTGAACAGCAGCTCGCCGACCGCGCCGCGCGGCACCTGCGCGGACTCGGTCAATCCGAGGTCGTGCTGCTGGGCCACCAGGGACTCCTCCAGCAGCGGTGACTCCTGGGCAGTGATGCTCAGGCTGACGCCGGGGTGTTGCTGGTGGAAGTGCTGGCAGGCCCTGGGCAGCAGGGTTTGCGAGAACAACGGCAGGCAGGTGATGGCCAGCCGGCCTTGCTCGAAGTTGCGGATGGCCTGGGCGAAGCGGTCGATGCGCTCCAGGCCTACGAAGGCGCGCTCGACTTCCTCGATCAGCAGCAAGGCCTGGGCGCTGGGCACCAGGCGCCCGCCCTCGCGCTCGAACAAGTTCAGGCCCGTGACCTGCTCCATGCGCGCCAGCTCGCGGCTCACCGTGGGCTGCGAGGTGAACAGCAGGCGCGCGGCGCCGGTAACACTGCCGGCGGCCATGATGGCGCGGAACACTTCGATGTGGCGGATGGAAAGTTTCATGGCATGCCCGGACGTCTGGGAGGTGTTCGTGGGAGCGGTTTGCCCCTGCAGCCATATCAAATATGAATGGACGCCGCAAACATATCTATTTTTCTGAATCAATTAATTGCCCCACCATCGGTGTACCCAAAACAAGGAACGCCACCATGACCACCACCCTCCTGGCCGATGCCGTCCGCCAGCACGGCTCGCCGCTGTGGGCCTACGACGCCCAGACCATCCATCAGCGCATCGACCAGCTCAAGCAGCACTTCGACACCGTGCGCTTCGCGCAGAAGGCCAACCCCAACCTGCACGTGCTGCGCCTGATCCGCGAACGCGGCCTGGTGCTCGACGCGGTCTCCCTGGGGGAAATGGAACGCGCCTTCGCCGCTGGCGCATCGGTGGGCGGCGAGCCGGCTGGCGTGGTGCTGACTTGCGACGTGCTGGACCAGCCGACCCTGGCGCGGGTGGTGGAGACCGGTATCGAGGTCAACGCCGGCTCCATCGACATGCTCCGCCAGCTCGGCGAGCGCTCCCCCGGCCACCGGGTGTGGCTGCGCATCAACCCCGGCTTCGGTCATGGCCACAGCCGCAAGACCAACACCGGCGGCGAGAACAGCAAGCACGGCATCTGGCATGAGCAATTGCCCGAGGCGCTGGCCTGCGTGAAGCAGCACGGCCTGCACCTGGTGGGCGTGCACATGCACATCGGCTCGGGGGTGGACTACGCACATCTGGAACAGGTGGCCGGAGCCATGGTCGGGCTGATCGGCCGCCTGGGCATGGATATCGAGGCCTTCTCCATCGGTGGCGGCCTGTCCACCCCCTACCGCGACGGCGACCAACCGGTGGACCTGCAGCGCTACGCCCACACCTGGGCGGTGGCCCGCTCGGAAATCGAGGCGATGCTCGGCCACTCCGTGCGCATGGAGATCGAGCCGGGGCGCTTCCTGGTGGCCGAGTCCGGCTACCTGGTGGCTGAGGTGCGCGCGGTCAAGCAGATGGGCGAGCGCCACTACATCCTGGTCGACGCCGGTTTCAACGACCTGATGCGCCCAGCCATGTACGGCGCCTACCACCGCATGAGCCTGTTCGATGCCGTGGGCCGACCAGTGAGCCGCCCGCTGCAACCGACCGTGGTGGCGGGGCCGCTGTGCGAGTCGGGAGATGTGTTCACCCAGAACGACGAAGAGCTGACCCCCCAGGACCTGCCCCAGGCCAAGGTCGGTGACCTGCTGGTGATTCACGATGCGGGGGCGTATGGCGCGTCCATGTCGTCGAACTACAACAGCCGGCCGTTGTTGCCGGAGTTCCTGCTCGATCAGGGTGAATTGCGCATGATTCGCCGCAGGCAGACGGTAGAGGAATTGTTGCAGCTCGAGCGGATGGACTAGCCGGCAAGTGCAAGCGATTGTTTGCGGCGGGTCGCCGGCAGGCGATGCGCCGCCGAACCAATGTCAAAATGGTGGCTCGAAAACAGATGTGAGATACTCGGCCCGAACTATCGCGTTTTGATGCAGAAGGCCACACAGGATACGCCACAAGGCGCAAGGAGCGCGTTTCCAACCCCACGGCGACGCCACCTCACCAATTCGCATGCCTTCAGCATCCGGATGCGCCCCATGCCCACACGGCCACGCCCCAAGCTCACCCTGCGCACGCTGCTGCTGGCATTCGCGCTGATCTGTGCCATCGCCACCCTGGCCAATACGTTCTGGGTGATGTTCACCACCCAGAAAGCCGAGCTGGTGGAAAACGCTCTCCAGACCAACGAAGCCTATGCTGCCCGGATCGCCACCAGTGTGGAGGAGGTGTTGAGCTCCGAGCTCGATCGCCTGGGTTTTGCATCCACAGTCATCGGCCATGTCTTCACAGACCGCTCTGCCCTGCACGATGAGGCGCACCGCCTGCTGAGCCAGGACCACAGCTTCAACTCGGTACTGATAGCCAACGCCGAAGGAAAGATCATTGCTTCGGCCCCCAGCAGCCTGCAACTGGACGGCCAGGTGCTGCAACGTCGCTCGCCGCTGACGAGGCGAGAACCGATGATCAGCGACGCATTCAAGTCCCTTGCCGGCAATCTGGTCGTATTCGTTTCCCATCCCATTTTCAGCCGCAATGGTGAATACCTTGGGCTTGTGGGCGGGAGCATCCGCCTGGAACAGAAAAACACGTTGCAGGCGCTCATGGACCTGAACATCCGCGAAGATGGCGCGCATGTCTATTTGGTCGATAGCCATCGGCAAGTGCTGTACCACCCTGACCCGGAGCGCATCGGCACGATCCTGGCAACCGACCCTATCGTCGATGCCGCGCTCCAGCACGATCACGGCTCAATGCGGGCGATGGATGGCAATGGCAACGAGATGCTCGCCGGGTTCGCCAGTATCCCCAGCAGCCGTTGGAGCGTGATTTCACAGCGGCCGTTGTCGAACATTGAGGCGACGCTGGAGGCGACGACGATCAAAGTTGCCAAAGGCATCGTCCCACTCGGTGTGTTCGGCCTGCTGTTGATCTGGTGGCTGGGCGTGAAAATTTCCGTCCCGCTCTCCCGCCTGGCGGAGAGCGCCAAGCGTCTGGATGCACCTGAAAGCTACGAGCGCATCCTCGCGGTACCTGCGGATTATTTTGAAAGCTGGCAGATCCGCCGCGCTCTGCTACTGGGGGCCAACCTTCTGCAAGAAAAGATCGGGCGGCTCAACCAGCAGGCACACAGCGACCCATTGACCGGACTGGCGAATCGCCGGGCGATGGAAGAAACCTTGGCATTGTGGCAGCAAACACTGAAAACCTTCGCTGCGATCGCAGTGGACATCGACCATTTCAAACGGGTCAACGACACCTACGGCCATGCCGCCGGCGATGAAACCCTGCGCACCGTGGCCCAATTGATGAGGCAGGCCTCGCGCCCGGACGACGTGGTCTGCCGGGTGGGCGGCGAGGAATTCCTGCTGCTGCTGCCCAACGGTTCGATAGCTACTGGCGCGGAGGTTGCCGAGCGGCTTCGAACCATGATCGAAGCCGCGGAACTCGATACCGTCGGGCATATCACGATATCGCTGGGGGTTGCCATGTGGAGAGCGGGCGAATCGATGTCGGCCACGCTGGAAAGATCGGACCAGTTGCTCTATCAAGCCAAGGCGCAAGGGCGCAATCGGGTCGTAACGGAAAAAGCGCTATCGGCAGTCGCCCAATCATGATCCCATCACCCAGCCTGTTCACGGGTCGGTCGGCGCCACCAGCCGGTACCCCACACCCGCCTCGGTGACGATGAACCGCGGCGCCGTCGGATCGTCCCCCAACTTTTGACGCAGGTGCCCTACCACGATGCGCAGGTAGTGGGTGTCATCGACATGGGTCGGGCCCCAGATATCCTTGAGCAGTTGTTGCTGGGTGATCACCCGCCCGGGGTGCCCGGCCAACTGCGCCAGCAGCGCGTACTCCTTGCGCGTCAGTGCTACCTCGACGCCCTCAAGCGTCACCTTGCGAAAGGCGAAATCCACCACCAGCGGCCCGAAGCTTGCGGCAGACGTCGCGCTGCCGACCTGTGGGGCCTGACGCAGCAAGGCCCGCACCCGGGCCAGGAACTCCTGGATGCCGAACGGCTTGGTCACGTAGTCGTTGGCCCCGCCATCCAGCGCATCGACCTTCTGCACCTCGCTGGCGCGCACCGACAGCACCATCACCGGCACCGTGCTCCACTCGCGCAGCTCGCGCAGCACCTGCTGGCCGTCCATGTCCGGCAACCCCAGGTCGAGCACCACCAGGTCGGGCTTGTTCAGGGCGGCTTGGGTCAGGCCCTCGGTGCCGGTGGAGGCCTCGATCACCTTGTAGCCCTGGGACGCCAGGCTGATGCGCAGGAACTTGCGGATCTGCGGCTCGTCGTCGATGACCAGCAGGGTGGCGGCTTGGCTCATGGGGCTTCACTTTCGGTGGCGGGTTGGGACGGCAGCGGCAAGCATAGAGTGATACAGGTGCCGTGGCCATCGATGCCGTCGTCGACCCGGATGCGCCCACCATGGGCGCCGATCATGCCTTGGCAGATCGCCAGGCCCAGGCCGGTGCCCTGCCCGCCCCGGTCGCCGCGGGCGGCGGTGTAGAACATGTCGAAGATTTTCTCGCGCTCGTCGTGGGGGATGCCGGGGCCTTCGTCGGCGACGGCGAAGCACAGTTGTTCGTCGCGCACCGAAACCTGCAACTCCAGCCGGCCGTTGGCCGGGGAAAAGCGGGCGGCGTTTTCCAGCACGTTGATCAGCGCCTGCTCGATCAACGCCGCGTGCACGAACAGCAGCGGCAGCTCGGGCGGTACTTCGGTATGCACGCGCAAGGGCGCCAGTACCACGCGCAGGCGGTTGAGGGCACTGCCGACGATATCGGCCGGGGATACCCAGTCGCGGGCCAGCTTGAGCGTGCCGTGGCCCAGGCGGGTCATGTCCAGCAGATTCTGGATGTAGCGGTCCAGGCGCTCGGCCTCGTTGCGGGTGCCTTCGAGCAGCTCGCGGCGATCATCCGGCGGGATCGCGTCGCCCAGGGCCAGCAGGCTGTCGATGCTGCCGCGCATGGAGGTCAATGGGGTACGCAAGTCATGGGACACGGAGGCGAGCAAGGCGCTGCGCAGTTGCTCGGTTTCACCGTGCAGGCGGGCGGCTTCCAACTGCTCGCCCAACTGGGCGCGGGCCAGGGCCTGGGCCAATGGTTGCGCCAAGGCCATCAACAGGCGGCGCCGTTGGGCGCTCAACGGTTCGCCATTGCGTGGGCGTATGCCAAGCAGCGCCAGGGGCTGCTCTTCCACGGCCAGCGGCCACCACCACCAGCGACCGTGGGGCAAGGTGTCACTGCCAAAGCCGGCGGCCTGGCCGTGTTGCCAGGCCCATTCGGCAGCGGCGCGTTCATTGTCGGTGAAGGCATGGTTGCCGCCACTGGCCACTTGCAGCAGGCCGTCGCTGCTGCGCTCCATCAGGCACACCTGCACGTCCTGCCAACCATCCATATGCTGGCCGGCGGCGCTGAACACGGCCTGGCGGTCGGTGGCTACCGTGAGGCGACGCGACAGGTCGAGCAACTGGTTGGTCTGCGCCTGGGTTTCACGCAGCGCCTGCAACTGGCGGCGCTGGCGGGCGGCGAGGTTGCCAGTGAGCGCGGCCATCAACAGGAAGAACACCAGGGTCAGCACGTCCTCTTCACGCTGGATGGCGAAGGAGAAGTTCGGTGGGATGAACAGGAAGTCGTAGGTGAGGAACGACAGCGCCGCGCAGGCCAGCGCCGGGCCCAG includes the following:
- the cynR gene encoding transcriptional regulator CynR translates to MLARHIQYFLAVAQHHSFTRAAAALHVSQPALSQQVRQLEESLGAQLFDRSGRTTRLTDVGEVYLRYARRAEQELLEARRAIHDVGDLSRGSLRVAVTPTFTTYLVGPLIEAFHARYPNITLNLREIAQEHMEALLLADELDVGIAFDELHTQDIDTYPLLVETLALVVGSRHPLAKSSAIGAQALNDESMILLSAEFATREQIERYCRQHGIRPQVRMEANAIGAVIEVVRRTTLSTLLPATLAQAHDDLVAIALDPLRLQRTAVLMQRKGVYQSAAAQAFITLAKAVAAQLPRN
- a CDS encoding LysR family transcriptional regulator, with the translated sequence MKLSIRHIEVFRAIMAAGSVTGAARLLFTSQPTVSRELARMEQVTGLNLFEREGGRLVPSAQALLLIEEVERAFVGLERIDRFAQAIRNFEQGRLAITCLPLFSQTLLPRACQHFHQQHPGVSLSITAQESPLLEESLVAQQHDLGLTESAQVPRGAVGELLFSADMVCVLPERHPLLAKPVLQLHDFHEVDFINLASLDIYRQQLDRHFREAAVNRRTIIETTSAASVCAMVRQGLGVAIINPLSGLEAGQGGLAIRRLSLSVPYQVMLIRPELRPASAVLEPLCEALRVQARAMQDALAKGV
- the lysA gene encoding diaminopimelate decarboxylase, which translates into the protein MTTTLLADAVRQHGSPLWAYDAQTIHQRIDQLKQHFDTVRFAQKANPNLHVLRLIRERGLVLDAVSLGEMERAFAAGASVGGEPAGVVLTCDVLDQPTLARVVETGIEVNAGSIDMLRQLGERSPGHRVWLRINPGFGHGHSRKTNTGGENSKHGIWHEQLPEALACVKQHGLHLVGVHMHIGSGVDYAHLEQVAGAMVGLIGRLGMDIEAFSIGGGLSTPYRDGDQPVDLQRYAHTWAVARSEIEAMLGHSVRMEIEPGRFLVAESGYLVAEVRAVKQMGERHYILVDAGFNDLMRPAMYGAYHRMSLFDAVGRPVSRPLQPTVVAGPLCESGDVFTQNDEELTPQDLPQAKVGDLLVIHDAGAYGASMSSNYNSRPLLPEFLLDQGELRMIRRRQTVEELLQLERMD
- a CDS encoding diguanylate cyclase; protein product: MPTRPRPKLTLRTLLLAFALICAIATLANTFWVMFTTQKAELVENALQTNEAYAARIATSVEEVLSSELDRLGFASTVIGHVFTDRSALHDEAHRLLSQDHSFNSVLIANAEGKIIASAPSSLQLDGQVLQRRSPLTRREPMISDAFKSLAGNLVVFVSHPIFSRNGEYLGLVGGSIRLEQKNTLQALMDLNIREDGAHVYLVDSHRQVLYHPDPERIGTILATDPIVDAALQHDHGSMRAMDGNGNEMLAGFASIPSSRWSVISQRPLSNIEATLEATTIKVAKGIVPLGVFGLLLIWWLGVKISVPLSRLAESAKRLDAPESYERILAVPADYFESWQIRRALLLGANLLQEKIGRLNQQAHSDPLTGLANRRAMEETLALWQQTLKTFAAIAVDIDHFKRVNDTYGHAAGDETLRTVAQLMRQASRPDDVVCRVGGEEFLLLLPNGSIATGAEVAERLRTMIEAAELDTVGHITISLGVAMWRAGESMSATLERSDQLLYQAKAQGRNRVVTEKALSAVAQS
- a CDS encoding response regulator, which gives rise to MSQAATLLVIDDEPQIRKFLRISLASQGYKVIEASTGTEGLTQAALNKPDLVVLDLGLPDMDGQQVLRELREWSTVPVMVLSVRASEVQKVDALDGGANDYVTKPFGIQEFLARVRALLRQAPQVGSATSAASFGPLVVDFAFRKVTLEGVEVALTRKEYALLAQLAGHPGRVITQQQLLKDIWGPTHVDDTHYLRIVVGHLRQKLGDDPTAPRFIVTEAGVGYRLVAPTDP
- a CDS encoding sensor histidine kinase, which produces MSDSARADALLAGLPREGRGRLKVFLGAAPGVGKTFSMLQAAHAQQRQGVRVVAGVVETHGRAETEALLGGLTQQPLLRSEYRGVMLEEMDLDGLLKATPPLVLVDELAHTNAPGSRHAKRWQDVQDLLAAGIDVYTTVNVQHLESLNDKVRDITGVQVRETLPDWVLQEAFELVLIDLPPRELLERLREGKVYVPEQARAAIEAYFSQTNLNALRELAMQTAAAQVDADLASGYRQRGQEAPALRGRLLVGIDGDEQAERLVRHASRVAQRRHLPWSVVHVDNGRLRDETARHRLQAAQQLAERLGGEVVLLRAGEVARTLIQHAAERRASLVLVGQSRDLLRRRLFGAGVAARLLRESHGLEINVLDRDTQPQPARAAVQRVWVWRHYLLALVATVLATGLAWAVSSVLALPNISLVFLAAVLLVAVRSSLGPALACAALSFLTYDFLFIPPNFSFAIQREEDVLTLVFFLLMAALTGNLAARQRRQLQALRETQAQTNQLLDLSRRLTVATDRQAVFSAAGQHMDGWQDVQVCLMERSSDGLLQVASGGNHAFTDNERAAAEWAWQHGQAAGFGSDTLPHGRWWWWPLAVEEQPLALLGIRPRNGEPLSAQRRRLLMALAQPLAQALARAQLGEQLEAARLHGETEQLRSALLASVSHDLRTPLTSMRGSIDSLLALGDAIPPDDRRELLEGTRNEAERLDRYIQNLLDMTRLGHGTLKLARDWVSPADIVGSALNRLRVVLAPLRVHTEVPPELPLLFVHAALIEQALINVLENAARFSPANGRLELQVSVRDEQLCFAVADEGPGIPHDEREKIFDMFYTAARGDRGGQGTGLGLAICQGMIGAHGGRIRVDDGIDGHGTCITLCLPLPSQPATESEAP